One Gadus morhua chromosome 1, gadMor3.0, whole genome shotgun sequence DNA segment encodes these proteins:
- the LOC115543403 gene encoding probable G-protein coupled receptor 173 — protein sequence MANQSFAIDGPGSLLAVLASQSQAKGGGSTGGGGGGGGGGGGGGGGISASDVSAYFKLIFLGLIICVSLAGNLLVSLLVLRDRALHKAPYFFLLDLCLADAVRSAACFPFVLVSVHNSSAWTYSALSCKVVAFMAVLFCFHAAFMLFCVAVTRYLAIAHHRFYAKRMTIWTCAAIICMVWTLAIAMAFPPVFDVGTYKFIQDEDQCIFEHRYLKTNDTLGFMLMLAVVVLATHGFYAKLLLFEYRHRKMKPVQLVPAISQNWTFHGPGATGQAAANWIAGFGRGPMPPTLLGIRQNLHNQHRRLLGMEEVRSERRLGRMFYTITLLFLVLWAPYIVACFWRVFVTSWAIPHRYLSITVWMSFAQAGVNPIFCILLNEDLRKVLRANLPTYWRTKQNLPQDEAYCIM from the coding sequence ATGGCTAACCAGAGCTTCGCCATCGACGGCCCTGGTAGCCTTCTGGCGGTGTTGGCCTCGCAGAGCCAGGCCAAAGGAGGCGGCAGcactggcggcggcggcggcggcggcggcggcggcggcggcggcggtggagggaTCTCGGCCTCGGACGTCTCCGCTTACTTTAAGCTGATCTTCCTGGGGTTGATCATCTGCGTCAGCCTGGCGGGGAACCTGCTGGTGTCACTGCTGGTCCTGCGCGACCGGGCGCTGCACAAGGCCCCCTACTTCTTCCTGCTGGACCTGTGCCTGGCCGACGCCGTCCGCTCCGCCGCCTGCTTCCCCTTCGTCCTGGTGTCGGTCCACAACAGCTCCGCCTGGACCTACAGTGCCTTGAGTTGTAAAGTGGTGGCGTTCATGGCCGTGTTGTTCTGCTTTCACGCCGCCTTCATGCTGTTCTGTGTGGCCGTCACCCGCTACCTGGCCATCGCCCACCACCGCTTCTATGCCAAGCGCATGACCATCTGGACCTGTGCGGCCATCATTTGTATGGTCTGGACACTGGCCATCGCCATGGCTTTCCCGCCCGTGTTCGACGTGGGGACGTACAAGTTCATCCAGGACGAGGACCAGTGCATCTTTGAGCACCGCTACCTGAAGACCAACGACACGCTGGGCTTCATGCTCATGCTGGCCGTGGTGGTGCTGGCCACCCACGGCTTCTACGCCAAGCTGCTGCTCTTTGAGTATCGGCACCGCAAGATGAAACCCGTTCAGCTGGTGCCAGCCATCAGCCAGAACTGGACCTTCCACGGTCCCGGGGCCACCGGCCAGGCCGCAGCCAACTGGATCGCCGGGTTCGGCAGGGGCCCCATGCCGCCCACTCTGCTTGGCATCAGGCAGAATTTACACAATCAACACCGACGCCTgctggggatggaggaggtgaggtcagagaggaggcTGGGCAGGATGTTCTACACCATCACCTTGCTGTTCCTGGTGCTCTGGGCTCCCTACATCGTGGCCTGCTTTTGGAGGGTGTTTGTCACGTCCTGGGCCATCCCACACAGGTACCTCTCCATCACCGTGTGGATGAGCTTCGCCCAGGCCGGCGTCAACCCCATCTTCTGCATCCTGCTCAACGAGGACCTGAGGAAGGTGCTGAGAGCGAACCTGCCCACCTATTGGAGGACTAAACAAAACCTGCCTCAGGATGAGGCCTACTGCATCATGTGA
- the ppp1r3f gene encoding uncharacterized protein ppp1r3f isoform X1: protein MSFLTIPSEDGLFTTVKAGKSAEDGDSSTTCPADDDDEEEDDDEDDGSEEVNFIPRCSPIPRKRGQSIFDEADEYMRIQLSLPAARRRVAFADTTGGDLVDVREFVAFDSDEEEDPRYEAAHAREPTYRIHTEFHVATRSALAEAVQTHKVEVEMLSPIENEPLAFSGIVRVLNISYHKAVYIRSTMDHWATYFDHPAEYVQESSDGETDAFCFKLSFASPYDTHGSSIEFVVRYETSDGDFWANNSQLNYVVTLLVSYEDHLTPVNTDTKQELRGILKAPKFYSMDNDGQHMDEEDLSTSSQPQHVGPKPVRPVIIHPEIDLETADDTFGAPRSPNQELQSLDDAQCDEASMPHQSPYMSCRNTTDQPLHVLSPVHTAPQSSESPSLPAVPCESVNQISERLVEAISWSALQNDPTPFQPHTPSSSTSSLAADEEQGKDSFALDKLIPFTVTQSPIMEASSHPSSEDDEVEMLTLGDGKVKLAQTFSRGEIAFFDEKVKHLDSESDECTSESSPRNEITPDNVEGKWRFCETEEETLQTAPLESLNNDGVPDVPSTPNTQLPAASEMPTEQPPSKVQHLDLLEISMTTKVENTYAGKAHSCLLTQLELLSVERETEQERGETQAVLMSHSDDPYDKEQNTKVDEEEATPGDAAALLEEDEKVQQETLSSDIGQTNGEQSSMYQSTNTDNPFELGTSVKNNLLYPSDSEATATQTSLADPDTIFRDAFDNLRETSQRPEEESIDLVSPDTCLTPPAPESPPRYGSPPSIGSSELSTTPSVDSIATSPLCVPKAESQVFLGEERQAATSNAVADTNTSATSDVNVCDATQGRKEVVEPPQTPSDSSAAYPPYTSLTAEEPLTSHPMCKVGKNLRLSITFLGGVTCISVVMADPSSLFIVGLVLSALFFLIASD, encoded by the exons ATGTCTTTCTTAACTATTCCAAGTGAAGATGGTCTTTTCACCACTGTGAAAGCAGGTAAATCTGCCGAAGACGGAGACAGTAGCACTACGTGTCCAgcggatgatgatgatgaggaggaggatgacgacgAAGACGATGGCAGCGAGGAAGTTAATTTCATCCCGAGATGCTCTCCTATCCCAAGGAAGCGAGGCCAATCGATATTTGATGAGGCGGACGAGTATATGCGTATACAGTTGTCTCTGCCTGCAGCCAGGAGAAGGGTAGCGTTCGCTGACACAACAGGTGGGGATCTGGTCGATGTAAGGGAATTTGTTGCCTTCGATTCTGATGAAGAAGAGGACCCAAGGTATGAAGCTGCACATGCAAGAGAGCCCACCtaccgcatacacacagaatTCCACGTGGCAACGAGAAGTGCCCTGGCAGAGGctgttcaaacacacaaggTGGAAGTTGAAATGCTGTCCCCCATAGAGAACGAACCCCTTGCCTTCAGTGGGATCGTACGAGTGCTCAACATCTCCTACCATAAAGCGGTGTACATCAGGTCCACCATGGACCACTGGGCCACCTACTTCGATCATCCAGCTGAATATGTCCAGGAGTCAAGTGATGGAGAGACTGATGCGTTCTGTTTCAAGTTGTCCTTCGCCTCACCTTATGACACCCATGGTTCCAGCATTGAGTTTGTTGTTCGCTATGAAACCTCTGATGGGGACTTCTGGGCCAACAACTCACAGTTGAATTATGTGGTGACCCTCTTAGTGTCTTACGAAGATCATTTAACTCCAGTAAACACTGACACAAAACAAGAATTACGAGGGATCCTGAAAGCCCCTAAGTTTTACAG tATGGACAACGATGGACAACATATGGATGAAG AGGACCTGAGCACCTCCTCCCAACCACAGCATGTCGGGCCTAAACCTGTTCGCCCAGTTATCATTCATCCAGAGATCGACTTAGAG ACTGCCGATGACACATTTGGTGCCCCACGGTCACCGAACCAAGAGCTCCAATCTCTTGACGATGCACAGTGCGATGAAGCCAGTATGCCCCACCAATCCCCTTATATGTCTTGTCGTAACACAACTGACCAACCATTACATGTTCTATCTCCAGTTCACACTGCACCTCAGTCCAGTGAGTCACCCTCCCTACCTGCAGTCCCCTGTGAATCGGTCAACCAGATTTCAGAGCGTTTAGTAGAAGCCATCAGCTGGTCCGCACTGCAGAACGATCCGACCCCCTTTCAGCCTCACACACCGAGCTCCAGCACCAGCTCTCTGGCAGCCGATGAGGAGCAGGGCAAAGACAGCTTTGCCCTCGATAAACTTATACCATTCACTGTTACTCAGTCCCCTATTATGGAGGCCAGCAGCCATCCTAGTAGTGAGGATGATGAAGTAGAGATGTTGACCTTGGGAGATGGAAAGGTCAAGCTAGCACAAACGTTTTCCAGAGGAGAGATAGCCTTTTTTGATGAAAAAGTAAAGCATTTAGATTCAGAATCAGATGAGTGCACATCTGAAAGTAGCCCCCGAAATGAGATCACCCCGGACAACGTTGAAGGCAAGTGGAGATTCTGTGAGACGGAGGAGGAAACCTTACAGACGGCACCATTGGAGAGCTTGAACAACGACGGTGTTCCAGATGTTCCATCCACACCTAACACACAGCTGCCTGCAGCATCTGAAATGCCAACTGAGCAACCACCTTCCAAAGTTCAACATTTGGACCTTCTGGAGATATCTATGACCACAAAAGTGGAGAATACATATGCTGGTAAAGCACATTCATGCCTGTTGACGCAGTTGGAGTTGCTaagcgtagagagagagacagaacaagagagaggagagacacaggCTGTCTTGATGAGCCATTCAGACGATCCTTATGACAAAGAACAAAACACAAAGGTGGATGAGGAAGAAGCAACACCAGGAGATGCTGCCGCATTATTAGAAGAGGACGAAAAGGTCCAACAAGAAACACTGAGTTCAGACATCGGTCAGACCAATGGAGAACAAAGCTCAATGTACCAAAGCACTAATACTGACAATCCATTTGAACTTGGCACATCAGTAAAAAACAACTTGCTATATCCGTCTGATTCTGAGGCGACAGCAACACAGACCTCGCTGGCTGACCCCGATACGATTTTTAGAGACGCATTTGATAACCTAAGGGAGACGAGCCAAAGACCAGAAGAGGAATCCATTGATTTAGTGAGCCCAGATACGTGTCTCACTCCCCCCGCTCCAGAATCTCCCCCTAGGTACGGCTCTCCTCCTTCAATCGGATCTAGCGAGCTATCTACCACGCCGTCGGTGGATTCCATTGCTACATCGCCTCTCTGCGTTCCCAAAGCAGAGAGTCAGGTGTTTCTAGGAGAGGAGCGACAAGCTGCAACATCAAACGCAgtcgcagacacaaacacctcGGCGACATCAGATGTTAACGTGTGTGACGCTACGCAAGGCAGGAAAGAGGTGGTGGAGCCGCCTCAAACACCCTCTGACTCATCGGCAGCGTATCCGCCCTACACCTCGCTGACAGCTGAGGAGCCGTTAACCTCGCATCCAATGTGTAAGGTGGGGAAAAACCTGAGGCTCAGCATCACCTTCCTGGGGGGTGTGACCTGTATCTCCGTGGTGATGGCGGACCCCAGTTCCCTGTTCATCGTGGGACTTGTTTTGTCTGCACTCTTCTTTCTGATTGCGTCAGATTAG
- the ppp1r3f gene encoding protein split ends isoform X2, giving the protein MPHQSPYMSCRNTTDQPLHVLSPVHTAPQSSESPSLPAVPCESVNQISERLVEAISWSALQNDPTPFQPHTPSSSTSSLAADEEQGKDSFALDKLIPFTVTQSPIMEASSHPSSEDDEVEMLTLGDGKVKLAQTFSRGEIAFFDEKVKHLDSESDECTSESSPRNEITPDNVEGKWRFCETEEETLQTAPLESLNNDGVPDVPSTPNTQLPAASEMPTEQPPSKVQHLDLLEISMTTKVENTYAGKAHSCLLTQLELLSVERETEQERGETQAVLMSHSDDPYDKEQNTKVDEEEATPGDAAALLEEDEKVQQETLSSDIGQTNGEQSSMYQSTNTDNPFELGTSVKNNLLYPSDSEATATQTSLADPDTIFRDAFDNLRETSQRPEEESIDLVSPDTCLTPPAPESPPRYGSPPSIGSSELSTTPSVDSIATSPLCVPKAESQVFLGEERQAATSNAVADTNTSATSDVNVCDATQGRKEVVEPPQTPSDSSAAYPPYTSLTAEEPLTSHPMCKVGKNLRLSITFLGGVTCISVVMADPSSLFIVGLVLSALFFLIASD; this is encoded by the coding sequence ATGCCCCACCAATCCCCTTATATGTCTTGTCGTAACACAACTGACCAACCATTACATGTTCTATCTCCAGTTCACACTGCACCTCAGTCCAGTGAGTCACCCTCCCTACCTGCAGTCCCCTGTGAATCGGTCAACCAGATTTCAGAGCGTTTAGTAGAAGCCATCAGCTGGTCCGCACTGCAGAACGATCCGACCCCCTTTCAGCCTCACACACCGAGCTCCAGCACCAGCTCTCTGGCAGCCGATGAGGAGCAGGGCAAAGACAGCTTTGCCCTCGATAAACTTATACCATTCACTGTTACTCAGTCCCCTATTATGGAGGCCAGCAGCCATCCTAGTAGTGAGGATGATGAAGTAGAGATGTTGACCTTGGGAGATGGAAAGGTCAAGCTAGCACAAACGTTTTCCAGAGGAGAGATAGCCTTTTTTGATGAAAAAGTAAAGCATTTAGATTCAGAATCAGATGAGTGCACATCTGAAAGTAGCCCCCGAAATGAGATCACCCCGGACAACGTTGAAGGCAAGTGGAGATTCTGTGAGACGGAGGAGGAAACCTTACAGACGGCACCATTGGAGAGCTTGAACAACGACGGTGTTCCAGATGTTCCATCCACACCTAACACACAGCTGCCTGCAGCATCTGAAATGCCAACTGAGCAACCACCTTCCAAAGTTCAACATTTGGACCTTCTGGAGATATCTATGACCACAAAAGTGGAGAATACATATGCTGGTAAAGCACATTCATGCCTGTTGACGCAGTTGGAGTTGCTaagcgtagagagagagacagaacaagagagaggagagacacaggCTGTCTTGATGAGCCATTCAGACGATCCTTATGACAAAGAACAAAACACAAAGGTGGATGAGGAAGAAGCAACACCAGGAGATGCTGCCGCATTATTAGAAGAGGACGAAAAGGTCCAACAAGAAACACTGAGTTCAGACATCGGTCAGACCAATGGAGAACAAAGCTCAATGTACCAAAGCACTAATACTGACAATCCATTTGAACTTGGCACATCAGTAAAAAACAACTTGCTATATCCGTCTGATTCTGAGGCGACAGCAACACAGACCTCGCTGGCTGACCCCGATACGATTTTTAGAGACGCATTTGATAACCTAAGGGAGACGAGCCAAAGACCAGAAGAGGAATCCATTGATTTAGTGAGCCCAGATACGTGTCTCACTCCCCCCGCTCCAGAATCTCCCCCTAGGTACGGCTCTCCTCCTTCAATCGGATCTAGCGAGCTATCTACCACGCCGTCGGTGGATTCCATTGCTACATCGCCTCTCTGCGTTCCCAAAGCAGAGAGTCAGGTGTTTCTAGGAGAGGAGCGACAAGCTGCAACATCAAACGCAgtcgcagacacaaacacctcGGCGACATCAGATGTTAACGTGTGTGACGCTACGCAAGGCAGGAAAGAGGTGGTGGAGCCGCCTCAAACACCCTCTGACTCATCGGCAGCGTATCCGCCCTACACCTCGCTGACAGCTGAGGAGCCGTTAACCTCGCATCCAATGTGTAAGGTGGGGAAAAACCTGAGGCTCAGCATCACCTTCCTGGGGGGTGTGACCTGTATCTCCGTGGTGATGGCGGACCCCAGTTCCCTGTTCATCGTGGGACTTGTTTTGTCTGCACTCTTCTTTCTGATTGCGTCAGATTAG
- the ppp1r3f gene encoding protein phosphatase 1 regulatory subunit 3A isoform X3 codes for MSFLTIPSEDGLFTTVKAGKSAEDGDSSTTCPADDDDEEEDDDEDDGSEEVNFIPRCSPIPRKRGQSIFDEADEYMRIQLSLPAARRRVAFADTTGGDLVDVREFVAFDSDEEEDPRYEAAHAREPTYRIHTEFHVATRSALAEAVQTHKVEVEMLSPIENEPLAFSGIVRVLNISYHKAVYIRSTMDHWATYFDHPAEYVQESSDGETDAFCFKLSFASPYDTHGSSIEFVVRYETSDGDFWANNSQLNYVVTLLVSYEDHLTPVNTDTKQELRGILKAPKFYSMDNDGQHMDEEDLSTSSQPQHVGPKPVRPVIIHPEIDLELIEASAAV; via the exons ATGTCTTTCTTAACTATTCCAAGTGAAGATGGTCTTTTCACCACTGTGAAAGCAGGTAAATCTGCCGAAGACGGAGACAGTAGCACTACGTGTCCAgcggatgatgatgatgaggaggaggatgacgacgAAGACGATGGCAGCGAGGAAGTTAATTTCATCCCGAGATGCTCTCCTATCCCAAGGAAGCGAGGCCAATCGATATTTGATGAGGCGGACGAGTATATGCGTATACAGTTGTCTCTGCCTGCAGCCAGGAGAAGGGTAGCGTTCGCTGACACAACAGGTGGGGATCTGGTCGATGTAAGGGAATTTGTTGCCTTCGATTCTGATGAAGAAGAGGACCCAAGGTATGAAGCTGCACATGCAAGAGAGCCCACCtaccgcatacacacagaatTCCACGTGGCAACGAGAAGTGCCCTGGCAGAGGctgttcaaacacacaaggTGGAAGTTGAAATGCTGTCCCCCATAGAGAACGAACCCCTTGCCTTCAGTGGGATCGTACGAGTGCTCAACATCTCCTACCATAAAGCGGTGTACATCAGGTCCACCATGGACCACTGGGCCACCTACTTCGATCATCCAGCTGAATATGTCCAGGAGTCAAGTGATGGAGAGACTGATGCGTTCTGTTTCAAGTTGTCCTTCGCCTCACCTTATGACACCCATGGTTCCAGCATTGAGTTTGTTGTTCGCTATGAAACCTCTGATGGGGACTTCTGGGCCAACAACTCACAGTTGAATTATGTGGTGACCCTCTTAGTGTCTTACGAAGATCATTTAACTCCAGTAAACACTGACACAAAACAAGAATTACGAGGGATCCTGAAAGCCCCTAAGTTTTACAG tATGGACAACGATGGACAACATATGGATGAAG AGGACCTGAGCACCTCCTCCCAACCACAGCATGTCGGGCCTAAACCTGTTCGCCCAGTTATCATTCATCCAGAGATCGACTTAGAG CTCATAGAAGCTTCTGCAGCGGTTTAG
- the tspy gene encoding testis specific protein Y-linked isoform X2, with product MSESVGCKQAPTKRCAPPEDESGPTPFKLPKVTDTSNEKPSTSQSCTSKEVERKETTGNGAITVGQGGPSSAKPDQTETHTSGTVEAHSSDLPGTINARGDGGGHECPPSTSTDQSDDSAAIAAAEALASLTAGAGEESKKTSSSSNKVKRDERESKVKLGVRDSLKQSLKTLAAAADSSTSVHSVARGDVEDIPDTEEEDPGTTPASSSTPSSSLPSDNEDDEEDGECAIVSVKMAPEIRQSVTLLAQVQMRLETLEKKSVRLHQRLDMKMNRQRRPHLDQRRTITQSIPGFWVTALLNHPHLSAHIDETDEDALSYMIDLEIESFKNSKLGSRIRFHFRRNPYFQNNVIMKEVHLGMGGSPVSFSNPILWHRGQNLMVHSDPRNGDGVYQTFFSWFSDHSNPGRDDIAQILKDDLYRDPLRYYLTPLWEPRENGSASGARAADNSNGDDCVVISDSDDDDDEQSDTGVGHSREQQEEEEDDEEEEEEEEEEEEEEGEDKGQGSDYSDQEPREEEEEDSFGDKDEDVYVEDVEESPGDPKAKDQEDEEDIDVDEEGDEEDERKD from the exons ATGAGTGAGTCGGTGGGGTGCAAGCAAGCACCAACCAAACGATGCGCGCCACCCGAGGATGAGAGTGGCCCTACCCCTTTCAAGCTTCCCAAAGTAACCGACACATCAAACGAAAAACCATCAACTTCACAAAGTTGCACGAGCAAGGAAGTCGAACGCAAAGAAACTACCGGTAATGGTGCGATTACGGTAGGCCAAGGGGGACCTTCTTCTGCAAAACCCGACCAGACGGAAACACACACGAGCGGTACCGTTGAAGCACATTCGTCGGATCTCCCGGGTACCATAAATGCacgaggagatggtggaggacaTGAGTGTCCTCCATCAACTTCCACGGACCAATCAGATGATTCAGCAGCTATCGCGGCTGCTGAGGCACTAGCCAGTCTAACTGCAGGAGCTGGAGAGGAAAGTAAAAAAACCTCTTCATCATCAAATAAAGTGAAACGGGATGAAAGGGAGAGTAAAGTCAAACTTGGGGTTCGGGACTCCTTAAAGCAATCCTTAAAGACGCTGGCAGCTGCAGCAGACAGCTCCACCTCTGTGCACAGTGTGGCCAGAGGGGATGTGGAAGACATCCCAGATACAGAAGAGGAAGACCCCGGCACGacaccggcctcctcctccacgccaagctcctctctcccctccgacAACGAGGACGATGAAGAAGATGGCGAGTGCGCCATAGTCTCCGTCAAGATGGCCCCTGAGATCCGGCAGTCGGTGACCCTGCTGGCGCAGGTACAGATGAGGCTGGAGACCCTGGAGAAGAAGAGCGTCCGCCTTCATCAGAGGCTCGACATGAAGATGAACCGGCAGCGGCGGCCTCACCTGGACCAGCGTCGGACCATCACCCAGTCTATCCCGGGCTTCTGGGTCACCGCT CTGTTGAACCACCCGCATCTCTCCGCTCACATCGACGAGACCGATGAGGACGCACTCAGTTACATGATCGACCTCGAG ATCGAGTCTTTCAAGAACAGCAAACTGGGTTCCAGGATCCGCTTCCACTTCAGGAGGAACCCGTACTTCCAGAACAACGTCATCATGAAGGAGGTGCACCTCGGGATGGGAG GATCCCCGGTGTCCTTCTCCAACCCCATCCTCTGGCACCGTGGGCAGAACCTGATGGTGCACAGCGACCCCAGGAACGGCGATGGCGTCTACCAGACCTTCTTCAGCTGGTTCAGTGACCATAGCAACCCGGGCCGAGACGACATAGCGCAG ATACTTAAGGATGACCTTTACCGGGACCCCCTGAGGTACTACCTGACCCCTCTGTGGGAACCCCGCGAGAACGGCAG TGCCAGCGGAGCGAGGGCGGCGGACAACAGCAACGGGGACGACTGCGTGGTGATCTCCGACTcggatgacgacgacgacgagcaGAGTGACACCGGAGTGGGTCACAGccgggagcagcaggaggaggaggaggacgatgaggaggaggaagaggaagaagaagaagaggaggaggaggagggagaagataAAGGACAAG GCTCCGACTACAGCGACCAGGAGccaagggaagaggaggaagaggattcGTTTGGTGATAAAGACGAAGATGTGTATGTGGAAGATGTAGAGGAGTCACCCGGGGACCCGAAGGCCAAAgaccaggaggatgaggaggacatTGATGTCGACGAGGAGGGCGACGAAGAGGACGAGAGAAAAGATTGA
- the tspy gene encoding testis specific protein Y-linked isoform X1, whose protein sequence is MSESVGCKQAPTKRCAPPEDESGPTPFKLPKVTDTSNEKPSTSQSCTSKEVERKETTGNGAITVGQGGPSSAKPDQTETHTSGTVEAHSSDLPGTINARGDGGGHECPPSTSTDQSDDSAAIAAAEALASLTAGAGEESKKTSSSSNKVKRDERESKVKLGVRDSLKQSLKTLAAAADSSTSVHSVARGDVEDIPDTEEEDPGTTPASSSTPSSSLPSDNEDDEEDGECAIVSVKMAPEIRQSVTLLAQVQMRLETLEKKSVRLHQRLDMKMNRQRRPHLDQRRTITQSIPGFWVTALLNHPHLSAHIDETDEDALSYMIDLEIESFKNSKLGSRIRFHFRRNPYFQNNVIMKEVHLGMGGSPVSFSNPILWHRGQNLMVHSDPRNGDGVYQTFFSWFSDHSNPGRDDIAQILKDDLYRDPLRYYLTPLWEPRENGSSASGARAADNSNGDDCVVISDSDDDDDEQSDTGVGHSREQQEEEEDDEEEEEEEEEEEEEEGEDKGQGSDYSDQEPREEEEEDSFGDKDEDVYVEDVEESPGDPKAKDQEDEEDIDVDEEGDEEDERKD, encoded by the exons ATGAGTGAGTCGGTGGGGTGCAAGCAAGCACCAACCAAACGATGCGCGCCACCCGAGGATGAGAGTGGCCCTACCCCTTTCAAGCTTCCCAAAGTAACCGACACATCAAACGAAAAACCATCAACTTCACAAAGTTGCACGAGCAAGGAAGTCGAACGCAAAGAAACTACCGGTAATGGTGCGATTACGGTAGGCCAAGGGGGACCTTCTTCTGCAAAACCCGACCAGACGGAAACACACACGAGCGGTACCGTTGAAGCACATTCGTCGGATCTCCCGGGTACCATAAATGCacgaggagatggtggaggacaTGAGTGTCCTCCATCAACTTCCACGGACCAATCAGATGATTCAGCAGCTATCGCGGCTGCTGAGGCACTAGCCAGTCTAACTGCAGGAGCTGGAGAGGAAAGTAAAAAAACCTCTTCATCATCAAATAAAGTGAAACGGGATGAAAGGGAGAGTAAAGTCAAACTTGGGGTTCGGGACTCCTTAAAGCAATCCTTAAAGACGCTGGCAGCTGCAGCAGACAGCTCCACCTCTGTGCACAGTGTGGCCAGAGGGGATGTGGAAGACATCCCAGATACAGAAGAGGAAGACCCCGGCACGacaccggcctcctcctccacgccaagctcctctctcccctccgacAACGAGGACGATGAAGAAGATGGCGAGTGCGCCATAGTCTCCGTCAAGATGGCCCCTGAGATCCGGCAGTCGGTGACCCTGCTGGCGCAGGTACAGATGAGGCTGGAGACCCTGGAGAAGAAGAGCGTCCGCCTTCATCAGAGGCTCGACATGAAGATGAACCGGCAGCGGCGGCCTCACCTGGACCAGCGTCGGACCATCACCCAGTCTATCCCGGGCTTCTGGGTCACCGCT CTGTTGAACCACCCGCATCTCTCCGCTCACATCGACGAGACCGATGAGGACGCACTCAGTTACATGATCGACCTCGAG ATCGAGTCTTTCAAGAACAGCAAACTGGGTTCCAGGATCCGCTTCCACTTCAGGAGGAACCCGTACTTCCAGAACAACGTCATCATGAAGGAGGTGCACCTCGGGATGGGAG GATCCCCGGTGTCCTTCTCCAACCCCATCCTCTGGCACCGTGGGCAGAACCTGATGGTGCACAGCGACCCCAGGAACGGCGATGGCGTCTACCAGACCTTCTTCAGCTGGTTCAGTGACCATAGCAACCCGGGCCGAGACGACATAGCGCAG ATACTTAAGGATGACCTTTACCGGGACCCCCTGAGGTACTACCTGACCCCTCTGTGGGAACCCCGCGAGAACGGCAG TAGTGCCAGCGGAGCGAGGGCGGCGGACAACAGCAACGGGGACGACTGCGTGGTGATCTCCGACTcggatgacgacgacgacgagcaGAGTGACACCGGAGTGGGTCACAGccgggagcagcaggaggaggaggaggacgatgaggaggaggaagaggaagaagaagaagaggaggaggaggagggagaagataAAGGACAAG GCTCCGACTACAGCGACCAGGAGccaagggaagaggaggaagaggattcGTTTGGTGATAAAGACGAAGATGTGTATGTGGAAGATGTAGAGGAGTCACCCGGGGACCCGAAGGCCAAAgaccaggaggatgaggaggacatTGATGTCGACGAGGAGGGCGACGAAGAGGACGAGAGAAAAGATTGA